A window of Penaeus chinensis breed Huanghai No. 1 chromosome 9, ASM1920278v2, whole genome shotgun sequence genomic DNA:
CTTTTTTTGGTCAGAAAAAATTAAGGATGCAAATGAATGAGCATACACTAACTAATAGCATATACATTTTTACTCTCAGGGAATGAGATACAGCTTAGGAGTTATTTATTAGATTAATATTCCATACCTGACAGATGGAAGACAAGTGCAGTGTTTTATTTGTTACATTACAGCAAAGAGACACAACCCTTACTCGATGCTTGGGGATGGCACACCTCAGACTTCAACAATACGATGTACATCAAATATTTCTAATGGAAAGTTGACTGGCTTTAGTGATAAGGTTTGTATGTTTTCTCCCGTTTCAGAGTTACATtcatctgtgtgtctatgtgtgcgtgtgcgcatgtgcgtgtgcgtgagtgcatgtgtgtatgtgtgtgcttatgcatgtgcgtgtgtgtgtgtgtctgtgtctgtgtctgtgtctgtctctttctctgtctgtctctgtctctttctctgtctctgtctgcctgtctgttaatgtttgtgtttgtgttcatgtgtaagTAAATGTTACAGTTGTGGTAAATTTACTGTAAAaattgttgataataaagatgttatgATTAAGGGTTTAATGAGTAATGTCTCAAACttagatatatttattctttacagGTTATGTCAAACCTGTTTGCTGTTAAAAGTGAACTTTGCGACAGTAAATTTGAACTGAAAGTAAATGATGTGAGGTTTGTAGGTCATCCAGTTCGTCTTAACCCCACAACAACACATGGTCGACATCAAGACAGAAGAAAACCTTCAACAATTATCctctttaatattgtttttgctCTGAAAGTGAGTTGAAAGTGGAAATGGACAACTTGACTATTTTACATcaggaaaacatatatatttgttatatttataatattctcTCTACCTTATAGTTGAGAGTCAATCATTTAGATATCATGCTATTAAATTGCCATTCATTTAGATATCATGCTATTAAATTGCCATTGATTTTGATAATTCATCTGAGTGAAAAGTATCTAAGGTTTCTTTATTTGTAAAGATTTGTATAATGCACTGaaagttttctcttttctctttctttcatttacaaaATAGGCAACTCTTAATCACGATGTGGTCAATTGTTACCATGATTTGAGCATGCGGCTAGGTCTGGCCCTGCGTCATGAAGAGTATCGGTGTCAGTTCCTGTCTTCTGAAGCAAGGATAATGCTAGCTGCACATGATGAGGTAGCTGTTAGACATGGTTTTGTCCTCAAGTTTCATTTAAACTCGgtccaaattattatcattatatttttcgttCTACCATTTTAGCCAATTAAAAATGATTTTTTAGTCCTGATGAATATATGTAGTtagaatataaattattttaaaaaatgttttattttgttaatgtcttttaatgtgtatttatttatttattttatttatttttttattgttttatgaaatTGGCTAAGGTTTTATTTACTGAAATAAAGACCCTTCCAAAACCAGGTAGTCCTGTGaaatagttttagttttagttttgacATTCACTGACAGAATGAGTCTATTGTTCATAaaatttgaaaatgaaaatactgtTTCAGGCTTCTCAACTTCCAGAAGATGGTCAGATCTCACCTTTTCAGCTGATACTTGACAGAAGTCTATTTGCTCGTCACCTAAGACAAGTTTATGAGGAGTAAGTTATGATAAGTTGAGGAAAATTATGCAATGCAAAATACTCatgtcttttgtattttcttttacatatagtAGAGTAATTCATTATGTTATTGGATACTTTTTCTACAGGTTGTGTGGTTCAGGCATTGTTCAGCTACGCCTTAATAAATGGATTCAAGTGAGCTTTTGTTTACCTCAAAAAGTTCATCATAGCCTAGCAACAGGAAAATTTATTGATGTATGTTCATACTTATTATGTTCTTAATAATATGATGTTATGTGTGATCTTTTTATTGGGTATATATtgattctttttctctattttttatttgtttaataataAAACTCAAAATTGTTATGAAACTATAAAAATGCATCATACGTGGTATGATACTCTACTGAAAGATAGCATGGTGATAAGAATAGAAAAGAGTGAGTTAAgagattttccattttcttatggCTAGTATGAAGGATTGTTAAGGGGACTGCAAACTCTCAAGCCTTATCATACACTCCTGTTGTTGGTGGAGCGCTCAGAGCTACTTCGGTCTCTTTCTGCTGATGCCTCACCTGCTCTACGACGGCTACTTCATGTTGAATCAGCTCTTACACCATTTTACACCCTTGCTGCTGATGCAGACTTGACATTACCTCAGGTGTTTATGGTATGTATGAGGACAAGGGTAATGATTTCCATTTCTCAAGAAATACACATCTAACCTACAATTCCTCAACTTATTTAATCTTAGATCTGTAGAAAATATTATCTTCAGCTGTCAGTTCATGGAACTTAGTGATACAAGCTAaagcatatttgtatttattttgaggAAAGGATGTAAAGCATAATGTATTACTTTTTTTGACAGCTTGTTGGACATCTGGTATATTGGGGTAAAGGAACTATAATTTACCCTGTCTGCAGTACAAATGTTTATGTACTTTCTCCAAATGCTCCAACTGTTATgtaagtaatagttatgatatatttataaaacataacacacacacacacacacacacacacacacacacacacacacacacacacacacacacacacacacacacacacacacacacacacacacacacacacacacacacgcccacacacgcccacacacgcgcacacacacgcgcacacacacgcgcacacacacgtacacacacacgtatatttgggACAAATAAATTAGATTATACTAAATAGATTATACTAAATAAGAATTacatttattttaattctttAAAATTACCTCCCTCCAGTACCATATATCTAAGAAGTCcttttgattttaattatttttgggaaattttttctttttttagttttacaaATTGTGCCAAAAAAGGACAactaaatattctctctctcacagcaaTAGTCAACTCGCAGAACGGTTTAGTGAACAGTTTCCTGGGTCTTCTCTTCATGCTGCCTTAGCAGagttctctttccccatctccctgaGTGATAAGTGCCATCCCATGACATACCCACACCAACAGGTATTTAAGTTTAAATTGTCAGTTTAGTAAATATTGTCCAAGttgcaagtgagagagagtgtgtgtgtgtgtgtgtgtgtgtgtgtgtgtgtgtgtgtgtgtgtgtgtgtgtgtgtgtgtgtgtgtgtgtgtgtgtgtgtgtgtgtgtgtgtgtgtgttaaaaaaaaagaacaaaaagaagaccGGTCTTTGATAGATTAGATATGACGTTATTGGTATTTTGTTTAGAATATATTTCCCTAAATTTAGATGTTTATGTGAGAAAATTATGCAGTATCGATGGTCTATAAACTTGTATTAGATTGACTAGAGTTTGATATGAGAAAATAAGTATCATATTAAGTGAAGATTGATCTTGGAtaatacatttccatatatatttatatcttctttttctttttcatctttatatagcagtatttatttttttgtcaaatatataatttgtgtgatttttgttttgtgatttacCATCATAGTCCTCCTACATTTTCTAAACCTTCTATTTGTCCTGCTTTTGCATCTGTTACTCGTACTCTTATCAATGTTACCCTTATCTTTTACAGCAAGAACAAGTGCAGCAGGTGTTGTGGTTGCTGAAACATGGCTTACTTCAGCAGCTGCATACCTATGTCTATCTAGCTCCTCCACCAACCTCCTCAGATTCAGGAAGTGGACGGCTGAGTGGACGTGAAATAGGAGGAACAGGGCAGCTAGGGAGTCATGGTACAAGTTCCCCTGCAAGTACAAGCATACCAACTCCAACAGTTCATGAGCCACCACCACTGTCTCATGATCCTCCTTCACTAACCCCTCATCCACAACAGTCTCATCAGGCAGATATCATAGGGGATGCACTCCACCATGCTGCTGTACAGCTCAGCCAGCCAGCTTCTGAAAGTGATTTAGGCTCAGGTAAGAAAACACATGTTGGATTATGTTCATGGTGTCTATGGTAGAAAGTGTAACAACTACCATGTAACAACTTTGTCTTGTAAAATTTTGATAGAAACTATAATTCCATTTTGCTTTACTGAAGAGTAGTCACATAGAAGGTGATAGCTTAGACGCGTTGTCTTTCCTTCCAGTGTGTAGTGATGAGCGGAGCCCCAGTCCAGGTGTCAGTCTCAACACCATCCCGGAGGACTATATCCGCCGCCGCCTTGATACTTTTTTGTCGCCAGCAGAAAAAGAAATGGTCATGAAAGTAGAAGCTGCTCAGAATCCAGAAGACCTCAA
This region includes:
- the LOC125029096 gene encoding GATOR complex protein NPRL3-like; the encoded protein is MDANPLCIILVKNGSRGDRLLFRYPYSDDNALETKTKAKRHNPYSMLGDGTPQTSTIRCTSNISNGKLTGFSDKVMSNLFAVKSELCDSKFELKVNDVRFVGHPVRLNPTTTHGRHQDRRKPSTIILFNIVFALKATLNHDVVNCYHDLSMRLGLALRHEEYRCQFLSSEARIMLAAHDEASQLPEDGQISPFQLILDRSLFARHLRQVYEELCGSGIVQLRLNKWIQVSFCLPQKVHHSLATGKFIDYEGLLRGLQTLKPYHTLLLLVERSELLRSLSADASPALRRLLHVESALTPFYTLAADADLTLPQVFMLVGHLVYWGKGTIIYPVCSTNVYVLSPNAPTVINSQLAERFSEQFPGSSLHAALAEFSFPISLSDKCHPMTYPHQQQEQVQQVLWLLKHGLLQQLHTYVYLAPPPTSSDSGSGRLSGREIGGTGQLGSHGTSSPASTSIPTPTVHEPPPLSHDPPSLTPHPQQSHQADIIGDALHHAAVQLSQPASESDLGSVCSDERSPSPGVSLNTIPEDYIRRRLDTFLSPAEKEMVMKVEAAQNPEDLKLFAKLCVYFRGRHHLEEMMYRANLWRSELLQAIDKFRQVLITCQHPDDSFTLTAHTK